A single window of Roseofilum reptotaenium CS-1145 DNA harbors:
- the pyrC gene encoding dihydroorotase: MQQLTLTRPDDWHLHLRDGEALKAVLPHTVRQFARAIIMPNLKPPVRSLADAAAYRDRILAAIPPGKQFEPLMTLYLTDNNSPEEIVKAKDSGFVKAVKYYPSGATTNSEFGVTDIRKCDRLFETMQQVDLPLLLHGEVTDPDVDVFDREKVFIERHLIPLKQRFPQLRVVLEHITTSDAVEYVLEADNIGATLTPQHLLFNRNRIFKGGINPHFYCLPILKREIHRQALLKAAISGNPKFFLGTDSAPHTRTSKESACGCAGCFSALHALELYAEAFESVNALDKLEAFASFYGPDFYQLPRNTEQITLTKTTWCIPDEVPFTESGLVPLRAGQEMTWQMV, encoded by the coding sequence ATGCAACAGCTTACCTTGACTCGACCTGATGATTGGCATCTCCATCTGCGGGATGGTGAGGCGCTAAAAGCCGTTTTGCCCCATACCGTGCGACAGTTTGCCCGCGCGATTATTATGCCTAATTTGAAGCCCCCCGTGCGATCGCTCGCTGATGCTGCTGCCTATCGAGATCGCATCCTTGCGGCAATTCCCCCAGGCAAACAGTTTGAGCCATTGATGACGCTCTATCTCACGGACAATAACAGCCCGGAAGAGATCGTTAAAGCGAAGGACTCCGGGTTTGTGAAAGCGGTGAAATACTACCCCTCTGGGGCAACAACTAATTCAGAATTCGGGGTTACAGATATTCGCAAGTGCGATCGCCTCTTTGAGACCATGCAACAAGTAGACTTGCCCCTCTTGCTCCATGGAGAAGTCACCGATCCAGACGTGGATGTATTCGATCGCGAAAAAGTCTTTATCGAGCGACATTTAATTCCCCTCAAACAGCGATTTCCCCAACTTCGCGTCGTCCTAGAACACATCACCACCTCAGATGCCGTCGAATATGTCCTAGAAGCGGACAATATCGGCGCAACCCTGACTCCCCAACATCTCTTATTTAACCGCAATCGCATCTTCAAAGGTGGTATTAATCCCCACTTTTATTGCCTACCCATCTTGAAACGAGAAATCCATCGCCAAGCTCTTCTAAAAGCCGCTATATCGGGCAATCCCAAGTTTTTTCTCGGTACAGATAGCGCCCCCCATACCCGCACCAGTAAAGAAAGCGCCTGTGGCTGCGCTGGTTGTTTTTCCGCCCTCCACGCCCTCGAATTGTACGCGGAAGCGTTTGAGAGTGTTAATGCCCTCGATAAATTGGAAGCATTTGCCAGTTTCTACGGGCCAGATTTTTATCAACTTCCGCGCAATACCGAACAGATTACCTTAACCAAGACCACCTGGTGCATCCCCGATGAAGTCCCCTTTACCGAATCTGGGCTAGTACCTTTACGTGCAGGACAGGAGATGACCTGGCAAATGGTTTGA
- a CDS encoding BCCT family transporter — MHDPSNGRSHPSNPHRTPGDTNITRFPGFDFHPEVFITSGILILLFVLLTVLFREPAESAFGQIQTFIAEGMGWFLILAVSIYLSVAILLALSRFGSIRIGGQDARPEFSTFAWLAMLLSAGMGIGLMFWSVAEPIYHFQSPPTILGTIEPGTNDAAQQALNITFFHWGFHAWGIYALVGLALAFFAYNRGLPLTIRSVFYPLLGDRIYGWMGNVVDVLAVTATLFGLATSLGFGVQQVNAGFNFLFDLPINAPVQVVLIAIITGLATASVVSGLDAGVRRLSELNMVLAAILMVFVLLAGPTIFLLGTFVQTTGFYLASLPTLSFWTETFQSTSWQNSWTVFYWGWWISWSPFVGIFIARISKGRTVREFILGVLLLPSLLTFLWMSVFGGTALNLELGDSSGIIADAVNAEVATALFVMLQQLPLTGITSFVGIILVVVFFVTSSDSGSLVVDNLTSGGKLDSPVPQRVFWAAMEGVVAAVLLLGGGLTALQTAAITTGLPFAIVLLVMCYSLYRGLGEEYAVIKLKSSSAAAPKGETQIETVQKPIEKGPIY, encoded by the coding sequence ATGCATGATCCATCAAACGGGCGATCTCATCCGTCCAACCCTCACCGAACACCTGGAGATACCAACATTACCCGCTTTCCAGGATTTGACTTTCATCCAGAGGTTTTTATAACTTCCGGGATATTAATCCTACTGTTTGTCCTGTTAACTGTTCTGTTCAGAGAACCGGCTGAAAGTGCATTTGGACAAATTCAAACCTTTATTGCTGAAGGAATGGGCTGGTTTTTGATCTTAGCCGTCAGTATTTATCTGAGTGTGGCTATACTGCTGGCCCTGAGTCGCTTTGGCTCAATCCGCATTGGCGGACAGGATGCTCGCCCTGAGTTTTCCACCTTTGCCTGGCTTGCCATGCTGCTCTCGGCTGGTATGGGAATTGGACTGATGTTTTGGAGTGTAGCTGAACCGATTTACCACTTCCAATCGCCACCAACGATTTTAGGAACGATTGAACCAGGAACCAACGATGCAGCGCAACAAGCCCTAAATATTACCTTTTTCCATTGGGGATTTCATGCTTGGGGTATCTATGCTCTGGTCGGCCTAGCACTGGCCTTTTTTGCCTATAACCGTGGATTACCCCTGACCATCCGCTCTGTATTCTATCCTCTCCTAGGCGATCGCATTTATGGTTGGATGGGCAACGTGGTTGATGTCTTGGCTGTCACGGCAACCCTATTTGGCTTGGCCACCTCCCTGGGGTTTGGGGTACAACAGGTGAATGCTGGGTTCAATTTCTTATTCGATCTTCCCATTAACGCTCCAGTTCAAGTTGTTCTGATTGCTATCATCACTGGATTGGCTACCGCATCAGTCGTGTCAGGTCTCGACGCTGGAGTCCGTCGGTTGAGTGAATTAAACATGGTTTTGGCTGCCATCCTGATGGTCTTTGTGCTCTTAGCTGGGCCAACCATCTTCCTACTGGGTACATTTGTGCAAACCACAGGATTTTATCTGGCATCCTTACCCACCTTGAGCTTTTGGACTGAAACCTTCCAATCTACGAGTTGGCAAAATAGCTGGACTGTTTTCTATTGGGGATGGTGGATTTCTTGGTCTCCATTTGTCGGGATTTTTATTGCCCGTATTTCCAAAGGGCGTACAGTCCGGGAATTTATCTTAGGTGTGTTGCTTTTGCCATCGCTGCTCACCTTCCTCTGGATGTCAGTTTTTGGGGGAACTGCACTAAACCTGGAATTGGGGGATAGTTCTGGCATTATTGCAGATGCTGTGAATGCTGAAGTCGCCACAGCCCTATTTGTGATGCTACAGCAACTGCCCTTAACCGGTATTACCTCTTTTGTCGGCATTATTTTGGTGGTTGTGTTTTTCGTAACTTCCTCTGATTCCGGTTCCCTGGTCGTTGATAACTTAACATCGGGTGGAAAATTAGATTCTCCTGTGCCTCAGCGAGTGTTCTGGGCGGCAATGGAGGGTGTGGTGGCAGCCGTGTTGCTTTTAGGAGGAGGTTTGACTGCCCTACAGACGGCTGCAATTACTACTGGGTTGCCCTTTGCGATTGTCCTGCTGGTGATGTGCTACAGCCTGTATCGAGGACTTGGGGAAGAATACGCTGTGATTAAGTTGAAATCAAGTTCAGCAGCAGCCCCGAAAGGGGAGACTCAGATTGAAACCGTACAGAAACCGATTGAAAAGGGCCCCATTTACTAG
- a CDS encoding class I SAM-dependent methyltransferase, giving the protein MAQSSKFWDKIAQGYAQQPIADEASYQKKLQVTRDYFRPDMEVLEIGCGTGSTALLHAPYVKHIRAIDFSAQMIAIAQEKAANQNITNVTFERSSIDELKIPPQTLDMVLGLSILHLLEDKEATIAQVYESLKPGGLFVTSTACLGDGIPWFKLIAPIGRRSGFFLLVKVFTFQNLIQSLSDSGFTLDYQWQPAKNKAIFMVGKKPD; this is encoded by the coding sequence ATGGCACAATCAAGCAAATTTTGGGACAAAATCGCCCAGGGTTATGCCCAACAACCGATCGCCGATGAAGCATCCTACCAGAAGAAACTGCAAGTCACCCGCGACTATTTTCGGCCCGATATGGAAGTGCTGGAAATTGGCTGTGGTACAGGTTCAACGGCTTTGCTGCATGCGCCCTACGTTAAACATATTCGTGCTATTGACTTTTCAGCTCAGATGATTGCGATCGCCCAAGAAAAAGCTGCCAATCAAAATATTACTAATGTCACGTTTGAGCGATCGAGTATTGATGAATTAAAGATTCCCCCACAAACCCTGGATATGGTGTTGGGTTTAAGTATTTTACACCTCCTCGAAGACAAGGAAGCGACCATTGCTCAGGTGTACGAAAGCCTCAAACCTGGAGGACTGTTTGTTACCAGTACAGCCTGTTTAGGGGATGGGATACCCTGGTTTAAGTTAATTGCTCCCATTGGCAGAAGGTCAGGTTTTTTCCTTTTAGTTAAAGTTTTTACATTTCAAAATTTAATCCAGAGCTTGAGTGATAGCGGATTTACCCTTGATTACCAATGGCAACCAGCCAAAAATAAAGCAATTTTCATGGTCGGCAAAAAACCAGATTAG